A stretch of DNA from Noviherbaspirillum sedimenti:
TGACTTCGCCGTCCGGCTCGGAAAAACGCAGTTTGACCGGATACCATTCCAGCGATGGTGCCAGCCAGATATCGAGCTGCTGCTCGCGGCTGCCAGGCGGTAGCAGCCGCGCCACCTTGATTGCGTCAACGGTGCCCAGCGGCGTAGCAACTTTTTCAGTCTTGCCGACCTTGAAGTTCCAGGCCTGCGCATCGGCCCGGCCGGCGACGAAATACAGCCAGCTCGAGCCTGCTGCGAACTTTTTCGCGGCGGCGCGGGCGTTGCCGACCAGTTGCCAGGTGATGCTGGTGCGGTCCTGTTCGCCGCCAAGCAACGGATAGCTTTCAGCTGCCGGAGAAAAAGTGATGGCTTTTGCCTCGCGGTTGAAGATGACGGAGGTCGGACTTTTGCGAAAACGCTTTTCCGTGGACGTGGCCGGCGCCAGGCCGTTGGTGTCGATGGCGCCCTCGCTGCCGGACATCAGAATTTTACCGACCAGCATGGCGCGCGTCTCGACACTGGACTGGTACTTGCCGTCGGCGGCCTGAAATTTCAGCAACGAGCTGCCATCCAGGGAGAGACCGCTGTGCCTGGCCTTGATGATGTAGCGCAGTTCGGCCGAAGGTGGCAGGTTGAATGGCCGCTTGATCGACGGATGGTCATTCGCGGCTTGTGCCGGTAGGGCCATGCCGGCGAGCAGCAGGCTGGCGGCGATGCGGAGCAGGGATAAGGTGATCGGATTCATGCGTGTCTGCTTGTCTGTATACGGGATGCGGGATAGATATGTAAGCGTTGCGTGTTCATCGGGAGGTCGCCGCTGCCGCTTCGATGGCAGACAGTGACAGGTCGAGATACTCGCCATTGGTTTCGGTATAGCGCAACCTGACCGGATACCAGTTGTACGACGGCGCCAGCCAGATGTCGAGGATCTGGTCCTTGTCGCCGGGGCGCGGCGCCCGCCGCACATGCCAGGCGCGCAGCCTGCCCAGTCCGACTTCGATTTCCTCTTCGCCGAGCACCTGGATGTTCCAGGTGCTGCCGTCGCGCACGCCGGCGATGAACAGGGGGACCTGGGTGTCGGGCGCAAAGCGCGCGGCGTCGCCGCGGCCGATGCTGGCTAGTTGCCAGACGATGCTGGCGCGGTCCTGTTCGCCGCCCTGCAACGGAAAAGTATTGGCCGATGCGGAAAAGCTGATCAGCTTGTGCTCACGGTCAAAACGGGTTTCGGTCTGCTGGCGCCGGAAGCGCTTTTCGGTGTACTGCAGCGGGGCGATGCCGAATTCATCGGTTTTCCCGTGGCTGCTGAACTCAAGCAGGGAAAAGAACAGGATGCCGGCGTCGCCGTTGATAGCGTACTGGCTGCCGTTGAATTGCCAGGCGATCGTACCGTGGCCGAACACTTCCCGGCCTTCGCGCAGCGCCTGGACCTTGTATTTCAGCGTGGCCGAGGGCGGCGGATCGACCTTATAGAGGCGGTGGTCGGGCGCTGGCGCGCTTTGCGTGACGCTGGCCGCGCCGGTGTCGAGCATGCCAGGGTTGCCGAAGCCGGACTCCGCCGGCGCGGCTGCTGCCAGCATCGCCGCTTGCGCATCAGCGGCCATGTCGGGCGCGGGCGGCATCTCGGGCAGGGCGGGTGCAGTTGCAGTTGCCACAGGTGTTGACGGCGCCGCGGCGGGCACCGCAACTTTCGGCGCGGACTGCGGTTTCGCGCGCGGGGGGCGGGTCTTGGCGCGCGCAAGCGATGCGGGACGCGGCGTCGGCGGCGTTGCAAGCGGCCGGTTTTCCGGTTGGTGCGCCAGGACCAGCACCGTGCGCAGTGCCGGTGGCGGCGCGTCTTCCTGCGCGGGCAGCCGGAAATTGCCCCCTATCCAGTTCAGCGCCAGCGCGTGCAAGAGCATCGACGACAAGCCAACCACGAGCCAACGCCGCCAGCGCATTGCGCCAACTGCCTGGGTCCTGCCATTGGTACGGGCGAAACTCATGGTGCCAGTCGGCTCGCAAATAATTTCTGTTTCTGT
This window harbors:
- a CDS encoding DUF3108 domain-containing protein yields the protein MNPITLSLLRIAASLLLAGMALPAQAANDHPSIKRPFNLPPSAELRYIIKARHSGLSLDGSSLLKFQAADGKYQSSVETRAMLVGKILMSGSEGAIDTNGLAPATSTEKRFRKSPTSVIFNREAKAITFSPAAESYPLLGGEQDRTSITWQLVGNARAAAKKFAAGSSWLYFVAGRADAQAWNFKVGKTEKVATPLGTVDAIKVARLLPPGSREQQLDIWLAPSLEWYPVKLRFSEPDGEVIEQFLQTITRK
- a CDS encoding DUF3108 domain-containing protein is translated as MSFARTNGRTQAVGAMRWRRWLVVGLSSMLLHALALNWIGGNFRLPAQEDAPPPALRTVLVLAHQPENRPLATPPTPRPASLARAKTRPPRAKPQSAPKVAVPAAAPSTPVATATAPALPEMPPAPDMAADAQAAMLAAAAPAESGFGNPGMLDTGAASVTQSAPAPDHRLYKVDPPPSATLKYKVQALREGREVFGHGTIAWQFNGSQYAINGDAGILFFSLLEFSSHGKTDEFGIAPLQYTEKRFRRQQTETRFDREHKLISFSASANTFPLQGGEQDRASIVWQLASIGRGDAARFAPDTQVPLFIAGVRDGSTWNIQVLGEEEIEVGLGRLRAWHVRRAPRPGDKDQILDIWLAPSYNWYPVRLRYTETNGEYLDLSLSAIEAAAATSR